A single window of Arcobacter venerupis DNA harbors:
- a CDS encoding LysE family translocator gives MNIVFFLLYCCLMIVTPGPTNIMILTTVHNYGVRKAFEFSIGATFAFFILLSISVIFNSILINFLPNIIIILQIIGAIYMLYLAYQIFKMNKSTKNKSQFSSFKTGFFMQFVNPKPILFTLTVFPSFILPYYKSFWQLSFFVILITFIACVAFSLWVLFGKVLKSFLDKYNKLANNIMAIFLVVCAIMISGIFN, from the coding sequence ATGAATATAGTATTTTTTCTATTGTATTGTTGTTTGATGATAGTAACACCTGGTCCTACTAATATTATGATTCTTACAACTGTACATAATTACGGAGTTAGAAAAGCTTTTGAGTTTTCTATTGGTGCAACTTTTGCATTTTTTATATTATTAAGTATATCTGTTATTTTTAATTCTATATTAATTAATTTTTTGCCAAATATTATAATTATTTTACAAATAATTGGAGCAATTTACATGTTATATTTAGCTTATCAGATTTTTAAAATGAATAAAAGCACTAAAAATAAAAGTCAATTTTCATCTTTTAAAACTGGATTTTTTATGCAATTTGTCAATCCAAAACCAATATTATTTACATTAACTGTTTTTCCTAGTTTTATTTTGCCTTATTATAAATCTTTTTGGCAGTTAAGTTTTTTTGTTATATTAATTACTTTTATTGCTTGTGTTGCTTTTTCATTATGGGTACTATTTGGAAAAGTTTTAAAGTCTTTTTTGGATAAGTATAATAAATTAGCAAATAATATTATGGCGATATTTTTAGTGGTGTGTGCAATTATGATTTCTGGAATATTTAATTAA
- a CDS encoding CheR family methyltransferase, whose protein sequence is MNENKTFNIVGIGASAGGLEPIKSLLSKISSSDNFTYVITQHLDPKKTTELLEILSRVSSIPISMIENNEIIKSDRIYICPPKYDLIIEKNCFKLVTPDKNAYFTPSIDKFFISLAKNKEDKAIGIILSGAGNDGSKGIEAIKNAGGITIAQEESTAIHPEMPKSAINTKHIDLILPADNIALELQNILEHPFILEKEEDYSNQLNKIYSILFDKTNTDFSDYKTSTIQRRIKRRMILNKINKLNDYIDYLEHSEKEVFLLHKELLVIVTSFFRDKDAFIELEKTVEELLLKKEKNEPIRVWVSGCATGEEAYTIAIILYEILEKNDLNNKIQIFATDISTEAIAIARKGSYLEEDLKDLSQVILDKYFEKKDGEFKLSKDIRDLIIFSKHDIIKDPAFLNMDLITCRNLLIYFNPTLQKRIFSIFFNVLRKEGFLFLGKSESTINLTNLFSSVSSKSKIFKKDLSAASPTYDNLAYNHKKFTSNTIPIKKNENRNHLQDSLCQTILDKYIQNYIIINKENNIVYTQGELDNYMKLPKGGFTQELFSFLKDNIRVEVRTAIIKARRDNEIIKLNIKLNKEKNLQIDVLPITENHSTTESLCIIFKENEDNITIDLTSENRDLFDTYNRLNIQELEQELIETKERLQSAVEDLQSSNEELQSTNEEFQSSNEELQSSNEELQSTNEELIVVNEELETKSNELIKAKLELEHINNNLGNLVNEKTIEIKKINENLKEKNSALTETLELFENTFEQAAVGIAHLSLNGRWLKVNNKFCEIVGYSKEELIESKFKDITHPDDLDEDLIYIARLIKGEINNYSLNKRYYKKDKSIIWINITSSLVRNSSTGEPDYFINVIKDISLQKEYELQLQLQKDELEIIFDFSHDSIVIIDLDMNFLKFNKAFLDLTGYSQEYLLSINYNDLTTSEDKKINELAIKKAIEIGHVENIEKCYILNDNKVVTVSMSATLLPNKRNILLSLKDISNLKIMEEQSKLASMGEMLGNIAHQWRQPLNVITLCISGLKMKSEILKVEKLDINNCEKIILKQANYLSNTIDNFRNFLKPEVFIRKISILSLIENTLSIVEASLSSNYINIILDLEDDISIDGNINELTEALINIINNSKDILKSHIKVEADRLLFISTKQIDDKNLELKILDSGGGIKDSIMNKIFEPYFTTKHQSQGTGLGLSISYKIITQRYFGNISVCNENFEYNNKPYTGACFKILFRKLNE, encoded by the coding sequence ATGAATGAAAATAAGACTTTTAATATTGTAGGCATAGGAGCTAGTGCTGGTGGATTAGAACCTATAAAATCTTTACTGAGTAAAATATCATCATCAGATAATTTTACTTACGTAATTACACAACATTTAGATCCAAAAAAAACTACTGAACTTTTAGAAATTTTATCAAGAGTATCATCAATACCTATATCTATGATAGAAAACAATGAAATTATCAAATCAGATAGAATATATATTTGTCCACCTAAATACGATTTAATCATAGAAAAAAACTGTTTTAAATTAGTTACTCCTGATAAGAATGCTTATTTTACGCCTTCCATAGATAAATTTTTTATCTCACTTGCAAAAAATAAAGAAGATAAAGCTATTGGTATTATATTATCAGGAGCAGGAAATGATGGCTCAAAAGGAATTGAAGCTATAAAAAATGCAGGTGGTATTACAATCGCCCAAGAAGAATCAACAGCTATACATCCTGAAATGCCAAAATCAGCTATAAATACAAAGCATATTGATTTGATTTTACCAGCTGATAATATTGCTTTAGAATTACAAAATATTTTAGAACATCCATTTATTTTAGAAAAAGAGGAAGATTATTCAAATCAACTAAATAAAATTTATAGTATTTTATTTGATAAAACTAATACAGATTTTAGTGATTATAAAACTAGTACAATTCAAAGAAGAATAAAAAGAAGAATGATTTTAAATAAAATAAATAAATTAAATGATTACATTGATTATTTAGAACATTCTGAAAAAGAGGTTTTTCTATTACATAAAGAGTTATTGGTGATTGTTACATCTTTTTTTAGAGATAAAGATGCTTTTATAGAATTAGAAAAAACAGTAGAAGAACTTTTATTAAAAAAAGAAAAAAATGAGCCTATTAGAGTTTGGGTTTCAGGTTGTGCAACAGGTGAAGAAGCTTATACTATAGCTATTATTTTGTATGAGATATTAGAAAAAAATGACTTAAATAATAAAATCCAAATCTTTGCAACTGATATATCAACAGAAGCCATAGCAATTGCCCGAAAAGGAAGCTATTTAGAAGAAGATTTAAAAGATCTTAGCCAAGTTATTTTAGATAAGTATTTTGAAAAAAAAGATGGAGAGTTTAAACTATCTAAAGATATTAGAGATTTAATTATCTTTTCAAAACATGATATTATAAAAGATCCTGCATTTTTAAATATGGATTTAATTACTTGTAGAAACTTACTTATATATTTTAATCCTACTCTTCAAAAAAGAATTTTTTCAATATTTTTTAATGTTTTAAGAAAAGAAGGTTTTCTTTTTTTAGGTAAAAGTGAAAGCACTATTAATCTTACAAATCTTTTTTCTAGTGTAAGTAGTAAAAGTAAAATTTTTAAAAAAGATTTATCTGCTGCTTCTCCTACTTATGATAACTTAGCCTATAATCACAAAAAATTTACATCAAACACAATACCTATAAAAAAGAATGAAAATAGAAATCATCTGCAAGATTCTTTATGCCAAACTATATTAGATAAATATATTCAAAATTATATTATTATAAATAAAGAAAATAATATTGTCTACACGCAAGGTGAACTAGATAATTATATGAAACTACCAAAAGGTGGATTTACCCAAGAATTATTCTCTTTTTTGAAAGATAATATAAGGGTAGAGGTAAGAACCGCTATTATAAAAGCTAGAAGAGATAATGAGATAATTAAATTAAATATCAAATTAAATAAAGAAAAGAATCTCCAAATTGACGTGCTTCCTATAACAGAGAATCACTCAACAACTGAAAGTTTATGTATCATTTTTAAAGAAAACGAAGATAATATAACTATAGATTTGACAAGTGAAAATAGAGATTTATTTGATACCTACAACAGATTAAATATTCAAGAATTAGAACAAGAGTTAATAGAAACAAAAGAGAGACTTCAATCAGCAGTTGAGGATTTACAATCTTCAAATGAGGAACTCCAAAGTACAAATGAAGAATTCCAGTCAAGCAATGAAGAGTTGCAATCTTCAAATGAAGAGCTTCAAAGTACCAATGAAGAGCTTATTGTTGTAAATGAAGAGTTAGAAACAAAATCTAATGAGTTAATAAAAGCAAAATTAGAACTAGAACATATAAATAATAATCTAGGAAATCTAGTTAATGAAAAAACTATTGAAATAAAAAAAATAAATGAAAATCTTAAAGAAAAAAATAGTGCATTAACTGAAACATTAGAATTATTTGAAAATACATTTGAACAAGCAGCAGTTGGAATTGCACATCTTTCACTAAATGGTAGATGGCTAAAAGTAAATAACAAGTTTTGTGAGATAGTTGGTTATTCAAAAGAAGAATTAATAGAATCTAAATTCAAAGATATCACTCATCCTGATGATTTAGATGAAGATTTAATTTATATTGCTCGATTAATAAAAGGTGAAATTAATAACTATTCACTAAATAAACGTTATTATAAAAAAGATAAATCAATAATTTGGATAAATATAACATCCTCTCTTGTGAGAAATAGTTCAACAGGTGAACCAGACTATTTTATAAATGTAATAAAAGATATATCTTTGCAAAAAGAGTATGAATTACAATTACAATTACAAAAAGATGAGCTAGAAATAATTTTTGATTTTAGCCATGATAGTATAGTTATCATAGATTTAGATATGAACTTTTTGAAATTTAATAAGGCATTTTTAGATTTAACAGGATATTCTCAAGAGTATTTATTATCAATAAATTACAATGATTTAACTACCTCAGAAGATAAAAAAATAAATGAATTAGCAATAAAAAAAGCTATAGAAATTGGTCATGTAGAAAATATTGAAAAATGTTATATTCTTAATGATAACAAAGTTGTTACTGTTAGTATGAGTGCAACCTTACTTCCTAATAAAAGAAATATTCTTCTATCATTAAAAGATATTTCAAATTTAAAAATTATGGAAGAACAATCAAAACTAGCTTCAATGGGAGAAATGCTAGGTAATATTGCCCATCAATGGAGACAACCATTAAATGTAATTACCTTATGTATTAGTGGTTTAAAAATGAAGTCTGAAATTTTAAAGGTAGAGAAACTTGATATAAATAATTGTGAAAAAATTATTCTAAAACAAGCAAATTATCTATCAAATACAATTGATAACTTTAGAAACTTTTTAAAACCTGAAGTATTTATACGTAAAATTAGTATTTTAAGTCTAATTGAAAATACTTTAAGTATTGTAGAGGCTTCTTTAAGTAGTAATTATATAAATATTATTTTAGATTTAGAAGATGATATAAGTATTGATGGTAATATCAATGAATTAACTGAAGCTCTTATAAACATAATAAATAATAGTAAAGATATATTAAAAAGTCATATAAAAGTAGAAGCAGATAGATTATTGTTTATATCTACAAAACAAATAGATGATAAAAATTTAGAGTTGAAAATATTAGATAGTGGTGGTGGGATAAAAGATTCCATTATGAATAAAATTTTTGAGCCATATTTTACTACGAAACATCAATCTCAAGGTACAGGATTAGGTTTATCAATAAGCTATAAAATAATTACTCAAAGATATTTTGGGAATATTAGTGTTTGTAATGAAAATTTTGAATATAACAATAAGCCTTATACGGGAGCATGTTTTAAAATATTATTTAGAAAATTAAATGAGTAA
- a CDS encoding Crp/Fnr family transcriptional regulator, with protein sequence MPLTFEKQFDILYPILNNISPISKVNWDIAKPYFKTKTLKQGEHLFYMEDKVEDFYFLIEGLARYYYLTEKGKEFNKSFAEKKGHLLSSISAVSHGTGSPFSVEVLSSFTTLYIPYKKLLELGEKYKEWNDLLLRIYENLVIKKERREADFLLLNARERYEKFLSDYSMIEDAVPNYHIASYLGITDVALSRIRKEMKN encoded by the coding sequence ATGCCTTTAACTTTTGAAAAACAATTTGATATTTTATATCCAATACTTAATAATATTTCCCCTATTTCCAAAGTTAACTGGGACATTGCAAAACCATATTTCAAAACAAAAACATTAAAACAAGGTGAACATCTTTTTTATATGGAAGATAAGGTTGAAGACTTTTATTTTTTAATTGAGGGATTAGCTAGATATTATTATCTTACTGAAAAAGGAAAAGAGTTTAATAAGTCTTTTGCAGAAAAAAAAGGACATCTTTTAAGTAGTATCTCTGCTGTATCACATGGAACTGGTTCTCCTTTTAGTGTTGAAGTACTTAGTTCATTTACAACACTTTATATTCCTTACAAAAAACTATTAGAACTTGGTGAGAAATACAAAGAATGGAACGATTTATTATTACGTATTTACGAAAATTTAGTTATCAAAAAAGAGAGAAGAGAAGCTGATTTTTTACTTTTAAATGCAAGAGAGCGTTATGAAAAATTCTTAAGTGATTATTCAATGATAGAAGATGCTGTTCCTAACTATCATATTGCTTCATATTTAGGTATTACTGATGTTGCCTTATCAAGAATTAGAAAAGAGATGAAAAATTAA
- a CDS encoding MarC family protein codes for MNLPLEHALTVFMAFFAIMNPIANTTVFVALAGDRKASVQKQIAKKSLFITFIIIVLFAVLGKSIFNLFGITLPALKITGGILIFLVGYHMLQGINSKLHTAQESEDTEVSISPLAVPLLAGPGTIATAMNYSASGGWLEIVITVFVFALLCIITYVCFIFSTKIISIVGEQGLSLVTRLMGLILAVIGVQMLIIGINNAFNF; via the coding sequence ATGAATTTACCACTTGAACACGCACTTACAGTATTTATGGCTTTTTTTGCCATAATGAATCCTATTGCAAACACTACAGTTTTTGTAGCCCTTGCAGGAGATAGAAAAGCTTCTGTACAAAAACAAATTGCAAAAAAATCTCTGTTTATAACTTTTATAATAATAGTTTTATTTGCAGTTTTAGGAAAATCAATTTTTAACTTATTTGGAATAACTCTTCCTGCTTTAAAAATAACTGGTGGTATTTTGATATTTTTAGTTGGTTATCATATGCTACAAGGAATAAATTCTAAACTTCATACAGCCCAAGAAAGTGAAGATACAGAAGTTTCAATATCTCCTTTAGCAGTTCCATTATTAGCAGGACCTGGAACCATTGCAACTGCTATGAATTATTCAGCAAGTGGAGGTTGGCTTGAGATTGTAATTACTGTTTTTGTATTTGCACTTTTATGTATTATCACTTATGTTTGTTTCATATTTAGCACTAAAATTATATCTATTGTGGGAGAACAAGGTCTTAGTTTAGTTACAAGATTAATGGGATTAATTCTAGCTGTTATTGGGGTACAAATGTTAATTATAGGAATAAATAATGCCTTTAACTTTTGA
- a CDS encoding pentapeptide repeat-containing protein, with product MFKTNDYWEEEFIEYADKNLDSIYFDDCTFIKCDFSKTIFYSCKFTECTFINCDLSLASLKSCTFNDVTFENCKLIGISWSSCQEPFDVTYTSCNLSQNSFHLLDLRQMKFVNSLIKDTGFEECNLERTLFETCDLELTSFIKNNLKKANFETSKNYLIDPKQNDIKDALFSLPEALSFLSLLPIKLK from the coding sequence ATGTTTAAAACAAATGATTATTGGGAAGAAGAGTTTATAGAGTATGCTGATAAAAACTTAGATTCTATTTACTTTGATGACTGTACTTTTATAAAATGCGATTTTTCAAAAACTATTTTTTATAGTTGTAAGTTTACAGAATGCACTTTTATAAACTGTGATTTATCCCTAGCATCATTAAAATCTTGCACTTTTAATGATGTTACATTTGAAAACTGCAAACTTATTGGTATCTCGTGGAGTAGTTGTCAAGAGCCTTTTGATGTGACTTATACCTCTTGTAATCTTTCTCAAAACTCTTTTCATTTACTTGATTTAAGACAAATGAAGTTTGTAAACTCACTAATAAAAGATACTGGCTTTGAAGAGTGTAATCTTGAACGAACACTCTTTGAAACTTGCGATTTAGAACTAACAAGTTTTATAAAAAACAATCTAAAAAAAGCAAACTTTGAAACATCAAAAAATTATCTTATTGACCCAAAACAAAATGATATAAAAGATGCTTTATTTTCTCTTCCTGAGGCTTTGAGTTTTTTGAGTTTACTTCCAATTAAATTAAAGTAA
- a CDS encoding AraC family transcriptional regulator has product MDKFIYKNRVDITALKAKMKKFSYKKHAHEEYALGVTLNGIQKYNLDGINQSSYKNGVMLFNPEQLHDGESGDNDESLDYIMLYIKPELFLEALGKKDIVKFSSSIVYNEKLKQDIINLSSAIFFEKDEALCNELLLNITDNFSTNDFILDYKKENLIVKKAKEMIYYELEDILNIDEIAKELNLNKFQFIRIFKTNTGITPYQFFLNCKVIHAKKYLEQTKDLYATVVEYRFTDLSHLNKHFKRVYGLTAYAYLLSLA; this is encoded by the coding sequence ATGGATAAATTTATATATAAAAATAGAGTAGATATTACAGCCTTAAAAGCAAAAATGAAAAAGTTCTCATATAAAAAACATGCCCATGAAGAGTACGCATTAGGTGTAACTTTAAATGGTATTCAAAAATATAATTTAGATGGTATTAATCAATCATCTTATAAAAATGGAGTAATGCTTTTCAATCCAGAACAGTTACATGATGGAGAATCAGGGGATAATGATGAATCGTTAGATTATATAATGTTATATATCAAACCAGAGCTTTTTTTGGAAGCTTTAGGGAAAAAAGATATAGTGAAATTTTCTTCATCAATTGTTTATAATGAAAAACTAAAACAAGATATTATAAATCTTTCATCTGCTATTTTTTTTGAAAAAGATGAAGCTTTATGTAATGAACTTTTGCTAAATATAACAGATAACTTTTCTACAAATGATTTTATTTTGGATTATAAAAAAGAAAATTTGATTGTAAAAAAAGCAAAAGAGATGATTTATTATGAGCTAGAAGATATTTTGAATATAGATGAAATAGCAAAAGAGTTAAATTTGAATAAATTTCAATTTATAAGAATATTTAAAACAAATACGGGAATAACTCCTTATCAGTTTTTTTTAAATTGCAAAGTAATTCATGCAAAAAAATACTTAGAGCAGACAAAAGATTTATATGCAACAGTTGTAGAGTATAGATTTACTGACTTGTCTCATCTTAATAAACATTTTAAGAGAGTTTATGGTTTGACAGCTTATGCATATCTTCTTTCTTTGGCTTAA
- a CDS encoding C-terminal binding protein — protein sequence MNRVFITDKITDPYIEKEVLGDELSPELHEDIEVLLVWHKKITNEFIDKLPNLKALVRYGVGYDVFEDLEYIKQKGIYASNTPDYGTDEVSDTAIAMIMNIARGITRYDYLCRDYKDGSWQSNTFNNIKRNSDYKLGVIGAGRIGGSVILKANALRFQTYFYDPYLSSGTEKMLGAKRFDDLDELLATCDIISINCPLNAETNALVDEKFIAKMKKGASIVNTARGPIVKDLDVFYEPLKSGHLNCVNLDVLPSEPPKNGLMIDAWRAKESWLDGRFLINPHSAFYSDKAYFEMRQKAVLNAKRVLDGKKPINIVNGLK from the coding sequence TTGAATAGAGTATTTATAACAGATAAAATAACTGACCCTTATATAGAAAAAGAGGTTTTAGGAGATGAACTATCACCTGAACTACATGAAGATATAGAAGTACTTTTAGTTTGGCACAAAAAAATAACAAATGAGTTTATTGATAAATTACCAAATCTAAAAGCTCTGGTTAGATATGGAGTTGGTTATGATGTATTTGAAGATTTAGAATATATCAAACAAAAAGGTATTTATGCTTCAAATACTCCTGATTATGGAACCGATGAAGTAAGTGATACAGCAATTGCTATGATTATGAATATTGCTCGTGGAATTACAAGATATGATTATTTATGTAGAGATTATAAAGATGGTTCTTGGCAATCAAATACTTTCAATAATATCAAAAGAAATAGTGATTATAAACTTGGAGTAATTGGGGCTGGAAGAATTGGTGGAAGTGTTATTTTAAAAGCAAATGCTTTGAGATTTCAAACATATTTTTATGACCCTTATTTATCAAGTGGAACAGAAAAGATGTTAGGAGCTAAAAGATTTGATGATTTAGATGAACTACTTGCAACTTGTGACATCATCTCTATAAACTGCCCTTTAAACGCTGAAACAAATGCCCTAGTTGATGAAAAGTTTATAGCAAAAATGAAAAAAGGTGCATCAATTGTAAACACAGCAAGAGGTCCTATTGTAAAAGATTTAGATGTATTTTATGAGCCTTTAAAATCTGGACATCTAAATTGTGTAAATCTTGATGTTCTTCCAAGTGAACCACCAAAAAATGGTTTGATGATAGATGCATGGAGAGCAAAAGAGAGTTGGCTTGATGGAAGATTTCTTATAAATCCACACTCTGCTTTTTATAGTGATAAAGCTTATTTTGAAATGAGACAAAAAGCTGTTTTAAATGCAAAAAGAGTATTGGATGGGAAAAAACCAATAAATATTGTTAATGGATTAAAATAG
- a CDS encoding redoxin domain-containing protein, with product MKDKIKKYIKEGIFFIIILIIIVNGISYYKSLDLNKNKLDIQTFTLLDNNKYTLVENKPILIHFWATWCPICKVEAPNIQELSKDYEVITIAVQSGSKKEIEEYLAENKLTFNVVEDKDNFYSQKFNIKVFPTTLIYDKDKNLKFSEVGYSTTIGLYSRMVLVNN from the coding sequence ATGAAAGACAAAATAAAAAAATATATTAAAGAAGGTATATTTTTTATTATAATATTAATTATAATAGTAAATGGTATTAGTTATTATAAATCACTTGATTTAAATAAAAATAAATTAGATATCCAAACTTTTACACTTCTTGACAATAACAAATATACTTTAGTAGAAAATAAACCTATATTGATTCATTTTTGGGCTACTTGGTGTCCTATTTGTAAAGTTGAAGCGCCAAATATACAAGAATTATCAAAAGATTATGAAGTAATAACTATTGCAGTTCAATCTGGAAGTAAAAAAGAAATTGAAGAATATCTAGCTGAAAATAAATTAACTTTTAATGTTGTAGAGGATAAAGATAATTTTTATTCGCAAAAGTTTAATATAAAAGTATTTCCTACCACATTAATATATGATAAAGATAAGAATTTAAAATTTAGTGAAGTGGGTTATAGTACAACCATTGGTTTATATTCAAGAATGGTATTAGTAAATAATTAG
- a CDS encoding EamA family transporter, with protein sequence MNLKSISLALIVVLIWGVNFSVIKFGLEELPPILFSSLRFFIVAIPAVFFIPFPKTSVWNVLGVGLFLGVLKFSFLFIAMKADASAGISSLLLQAQVIFTIILSMIIFKEKVSNAQLLGMIIALYGFGFFFFTVDTNITLLGIVLILSAAIFWSVSNVIMKQIKDVNLLHFMVWVSLIPPLPLFILSYIFETHEPLTLLLNSSIKTWISVAYTGYISTLVAFAIWGWLLKNYNSAIVTPFALVIPVIGIISSNILLNEKLNQVEVMGTILILFGLFISVLGNRIYTLVFKTKKRRE encoded by the coding sequence GTGAATTTAAAAAGTATTTCATTAGCATTAATTGTTGTTTTAATTTGGGGAGTTAATTTCTCAGTTATAAAGTTTGGATTAGAAGAGTTACCTCCTATACTTTTTTCATCTTTGAGATTTTTTATAGTGGCTATTCCTGCTGTATTTTTTATACCTTTTCCTAAAACATCCGTTTGGAATGTTTTAGGAGTAGGACTGTTTTTAGGTGTTCTAAAATTCTCATTTTTATTTATTGCCATGAAAGCAGATGCAAGTGCTGGAATCTCATCTTTACTTTTACAAGCACAAGTTATTTTTACAATAATTCTTAGTATGATTATTTTTAAAGAAAAAGTTTCAAATGCACAATTATTAGGTATGATAATAGCTCTTTATGGTTTTGGATTTTTCTTTTTTACAGTTGATACAAATATCACTCTTTTAGGTATTGTTTTAATACTAAGTGCTGCTATTTTTTGGTCAGTATCAAATGTAATTATGAAACAAATAAAAGATGTAAATCTTTTACATTTTATGGTTTGGGTAAGTTTAATTCCTCCACTTCCATTATTCATACTTTCATATATTTTTGAAACACATGAACCTTTAACTTTATTATTAAATTCTAGTATTAAAACTTGGATTTCAGTTGCATATACAGGATACATTTCTACTTTAGTGGCTTTTGCTATTTGGGGATGGTTACTTAAAAACTACAACTCTGCTATTGTTACTCCATTTGCATTAGTGATACCTGTAATTGGGATTATTAGTTCAAATATTTTACTTAATGAGAAATTAAATCAAGTAGAGGTGATGGGTACTATTTTAATATTATTTGGATTATTTATTTCAGTTCTAGGAAATAGAATTTATACATTAGTTTTTAAAACAAAAAAAAGAAGAGAATAA
- a CDS encoding GNAT family N-acetyltransferase, with the protein MQLKIAQIKDIDNILKLHAKYQLATISEDDKKDGFVTTGFTPEELRAIIEEEQGIFIAVENDIVLGYVMSASWQFWSKWPIFSHMINDLPKLSYLGQTLTVDNSYQYGPVCIDKSVRGSGLLENLFDFALESMSKKYPILVTFVNKINERSYAAHKRKLGLDVIQEFEFNNNTYYEMVFDTSKRVSNII; encoded by the coding sequence ATGCAATTAAAAATAGCCCAAATAAAAGATATAGATAATATTTTAAAACTACACGCGAAATACCAACTAGCAACTATTTCAGAAGATGATAAAAAAGATGGATTTGTAACAACAGGATTTACACCAGAAGAACTTAGAGCGATTATTGAAGAAGAACAAGGAATTTTTATAGCTGTTGAAAATGATATAGTTCTTGGATATGTTATGTCTGCTTCTTGGCAGTTCTGGTCAAAATGGCCGATATTTTCTCACATGATAAATGACTTACCAAAACTTAGCTATTTAGGACAAACTTTAACAGTAGATAATTCTTACCAATATGGACCTGTTTGTATTGATAAAAGTGTTAGAGGAAGTGGACTTTTAGAAAATCTTTTTGATTTTGCCTTAGAATCTATGTCTAAAAAATACCCTATTTTAGTAACTTTTGTTAATAAAATAAATGAAAGATCATATGCAGCGCACAAAAGAAAACTAGGACTTGATGTTATTCAAGAGTTTGAATTTAATAATAACACATACTATGAAATGGTTTTTGATACCTCAAAAAGAGTTTCAAACATTATCTAA